In Syntrophales bacterium, the sequence ACAAGGCCGGCCATAAACAGGGCTGTTCCTGCGCCGCTTGCTGTCGTTCTAAAGATGGCCATTAAGCTTCATTTTCGCTGAACACAATCGCCTGAAAAGTCAAAAAAACCGCATTGTCCCTCCAGGCGTCTGCCGGCAGACCTGCCTTCATGCTGAGATGATCAAGCATTTCTTCTCTGTCCCATCCCTGTTCGGTGGCGACCTGGGGGAGAAAGACGGCGGATCGGCCGCCTTTCTGAAGCATTACCCCGTCTGTGCCCACAACGATGTCGGCGGGTCCGGCTACCCTTTTCATCGGCGTCAAAACGGAAATCTCTATTTCCAGATCGGGAAGTTCGCGGAGGGTGACTGGGTTAAAGCGGGGATCCTCGAACGCTGATTCCAGGGATACAGTTGCCACGAGCTCGGCAAGAGGTCGATCGGGAACCATTCTGCCGATGCAGCCGCGCAGATTGCCTCGTTTCTTGAGGGTGACGAAAACACCGTGCAGCTCGCGCCGAAGAGGGGTGGAAGGCCTTGGCAAGGGCGTCATTTTTACTGTCAGGTAACGATTAATTGTTTCTCTGACCAGTGATAGCAGATAGTTACGTTCAGAGGGGGATATAGAAGTTTCTCCGCTCGCAACGGCAGGGGTTGTCTCACTGCGAGTTTCATAACCGGCGGCAACGAGCAGCGCCCCATAGCCGACGACGCGGTTGCGTTCGCCGATAGGGATATTCCCCGAGTTGGCATAGCTGATAATTTTCCCCTCCGTTGCGCCCATTTCCCTGGCGGCGGCCATTGCTGCGATGATTGGGGCTTCACCGCAGGCGCAGGTGGACAGATTGGGGATATGGCGAGCGGCCTGCGATCGGACAGTCGTCCTTAATCTTTCCGGATTCAGGGTTGCAATAGCCGTAAGCGTTTCCATATCAACCTCTTCCGCATCTTCGGCTGTTGGGTAGTGGGAGAGGTCGGAACTGGCGACGATCAGTCCCCGCCTTTTTTTGAGAACAGCGGCAAGGGCTTTGCCGAAACGGATGTATAGGGCGGTGTCGGCTTGGCCGACGATGGCGGCGATGATTTTCGCCTCCGGGAAGAGTATCTGGGCGAAGGGGACCTGAACCTCTACCGAGTGTTCCCTCTGGTGGGGCGTTTTGTCCAGGATGCAGTCGGGGGAGAGGGAGAGCAATTCGGCGTTAGCTTCCCTATCGATAACTGCCGTTCCCAAAGGGGTTCGGAAGCCACTTCCCGGGTAAAGCGCTATTTTCTGAAGATTGGGTGTTGTGTGGTTGGTTCCGAGCAGTACTATCGTGTCGTAGGTTTCGTTGCGCGTCTGATTCCAGCCATCGGCGCAGATCTGTCCCGAATAGATGTAGCCGGCGTGCGGCACAACTACGGCAAAGGGTTTTATCCCCTGCGGGGGCAGCGCATCTTCCAGGAATTTTTTAATAGCAAGCCTCAGAACGTCCGCATTTTCAGGATAGAACTGCCCGGCGACGGCGGGCGGACGAATTTCGCCAGCGTCCATACCGGAGGGCACGGCGCCGATCGTCAAAACGGGAATCCCGAATTTCAGAATGTCCATAATGCAGCTCCTTTTTTCGTTAGTTTGGTTTTCCTTGATCTGATTGTTTTAAAAGATATGCCAGTTGTTACCCTGGTTGCCTGCCATACTGGCGATTGGCGCCTCACTGCCTGACGTAAGAAACCATATTAAAATAGTATATTGGCAAAGTATCGAAGCGGCATGGGATTTCTAACATTGCCGGCTATGGTTAGTCAAGATGATTTAAGATAATTGATTTGGTGGGATAGCGGGGGATAATCATAAAAAAAGCCCTCCGACATTTTAAAAACATCGGAGGGCCGTTGATGGCAATTCTTACAGTACCATTACGTTTTCTGCAGCCGGGCCTTTTTTGCCCTGGGTTATTTCGAAACTGACGCGCTGACCCTCGGCCAGCGTTTTGAAGCCGCTCGATTTAATGGCGCTGTAGTGAACGAAAACATCGCCGCCCTCGGAGTCCTCTATGAAACCGAAGCCCTTCTGCTCATTGAACCACTTTACTGTTCCTTCTGACATGCTGTGCATCCTCCTTTCGTAAAATTTATTCAAGTCGGATGAACACGCTCGCAAAAGCAACAACAGGGCGAAAGACCCTTGGACAACTGTCCGGTACTGCACTGCAAAATGTCTGTATCCAACTCCTGTGCCGATCTTCCAACTAAGGAAGCCCGAGGCGCGGCGTGTATAGGCTATGTTAAAAGGGAATGTCAAGTTTTATTTTTCCATCACCCCAGCGGCAGGATGCTTCATTCATGGAATCTTTCAAAGAGCTGCTCGGTTACCTTGGTTCCCCATTGCTCGCCCTCTTTTTGAAAAACGAGACGAAAACCGGTTGCTTCGTATAGATGACGAGCTGAGGAGAGACCTTGAAAAGTCCAGAGGTAAATCTTGCGGTAGCCTTTGCCATCGCAAAAAGCGACAGCTTCGTTTAAAAGGCGCCTGCCCCATCCCTGCCTCTGCAATTGGGGATCAATAATGAACCAGCGCAGGTGCGCGCCTTCGCTTTCGTCCGCTTTTATCCCATCTATAGCGATTGCCCCCGCTATTCCCTCCCCCTTCTCGATCGTCCATAGTCCGTCCCGCCCTTCTTCAAAACGATTCATGAATTGGGAAAGTTCGGTAGCGACCTTTGTCTCGAAAAAGAGGCCGAATCCCCAGTGAAGATGATAATACGCGCCATGCATTTCGACGATTCTCCCGATTGCCCCCGGATAATAGCCGGCAATGATTTCCCCCATATCACCTCTCCTGCGTTATTTTTTCATCGGCATTTTTGCATAAAAAATCAGGCATCGAGGACTCCCGTTGCACTCCAGTCAAAAGGGTTTTCGTTGCTGAAATCGGGGTTCAGCGCCCTGTCGTCAACATCCTGGGTGTAGATTTCTTCAAAACCCATATCCAGGGCGGCGTTTACGACTTGTTCATACTCCTTCTTCGTTATCCGCCGACGCAAAAGCGGGTGTGTCGTGTCTGCGGATAAGCGGCGCTCCGTGTTAATAATGGGTGTATATTGCGACATGATGCTAAGCGGGAGGAGGGGCGATACGGACCTTATCAGCCTTAACGCTTCAAGGCTGTTTTCAACGCATCCAGGCAGGATAAGGTGACGGACGATGATCCCCCCGGCGGCCACTCCGTCTTTATCAAGGGACAGGGCATCGCCAACCTGCCGCACCATCTCTTTGAGAGAGGCAAACGCCTGTTTGGGATAGTCGCCAACCCCGGACAGTTTTTTTGCCGTCTCGGCGCTGCCGTACTTGAAATCGGGGAGATAGATTTCCACCTGTCCGTCGAGGAGGGCGATGCTCTCTTTTCTTTCATAACCGCCGCAGTTGAAGACGACCGGCAGCGAAAGCCCCTTTTTTCTGGCAAGAAAAAGCGCTTCCATTATTCCCGGCAGGTGGGGAGTAGGGGTTACCGGTTCTATATTGTGACACCCGGCATTTTGTAATTCAAGCATGATATCAACGAGTTCATCTACGGAAACCGACTGTCCGGCGGGGGTGTGGCTGATCTGGTAATTCTGGCAGTAACTGCATCTCAGGTTGCAGGAGGAAAAAAAGATAGTTCCCGCGCCCCTGGCCCCGGAAAGGGGGGGTTCCTCGCCGTGGTGAGGCAAATGGG encodes:
- a CDS encoding GNAT family N-acetyltransferase, with amino-acid sequence MGEIIAGYYPGAIGRIVEMHGAYYHLHWGFGLFFETKVATELSQFMNRFEEGRDGLWTIEKGEGIAGAIAIDGIKADESEGAHLRWFIIDPQLQRQGWGRRLLNEAVAFCDGKGYRKIYLWTFQGLSSARHLYEATGFRLVFQKEGEQWGTKVTEQLFERFHE
- a CDS encoding cold-shock protein, with translation MSEGTVKWFNEQKGFGFIEDSEGGDVFVHYSAIKSSGFKTLAEGQRVSFEITQGKKGPAAENVMVL
- a CDS encoding radical SAM protein — protein: MNYPGIEKNIETLKSILSDCELCPRMCHVNRNSGERGFCHLASKMLISAHLPHHGEEPPLSGARGAGTIFFSSCNLRCSYCQNYQISHTPAGQSVSVDELVDIMLELQNAGCHNIEPVTPTPHLPGIMEALFLARKKGLSLPVVFNCGGYERKESIALLDGQVEIYLPDFKYGSAETAKKLSGVGDYPKQAFASLKEMVRQVGDALSLDKDGVAAGGIIVRHLILPGCVENSLEALRLIRSVSPLLPLSIMSQYTPIINTERRLSADTTHPLLRRRITKKEYEQVVNAALDMGFEEIYTQDVDDRALNPDFSNENPFDWSATGVLDA
- the amrB gene encoding AmmeMemoRadiSam system protein B translates to MDILKFGIPVLTIGAVPSGMDAGEIRPPAVAGQFYPENADVLRLAIKKFLEDALPPQGIKPFAVVVPHAGYIYSGQICADGWNQTRNETYDTIVLLGTNHTTPNLQKIALYPGSGFRTPLGTAVIDREANAELLSLSPDCILDKTPHQREHSVEVQVPFAQILFPEAKIIAAIVGQADTALYIRFGKALAAVLKKRRGLIVASSDLSHYPTAEDAEEVDMETLTAIATLNPERLRTTVRSQAARHIPNLSTCACGEAPIIAAMAAAREMGATEGKIISYANSGNIPIGERNRVVGYGALLVAAGYETRSETTPAVASGETSISPSERNYLLSLVRETINRYLTVKMTPLPRPSTPLRRELHGVFVTLKKRGNLRGCIGRMVPDRPLAELVATVSLESAFEDPRFNPVTLRELPDLEIEISVLTPMKRVAGPADIVVGTDGVMLQKGGRSAVFLPQVATEQGWDREEMLDHLSMKAGLPADAWRDNAVFLTFQAIVFSENEA